In Luteolibacter arcticus, the following proteins share a genomic window:
- a CDS encoding peptide chain release factor 3 translates to MSVSHPSSIRRTLAIISHPDAGKTTLTEKFLLYGGAIDLAGSVTSRRDRRQTTSDWMELEKQRGISISSTVLQFQYGGFHVNLLDTPGHEDFSEDTYRVLTAVDAVIMVVDAGKGVEARTRKLFEICRLRGIPIFTFINKLDRPTRSPIDLVDEIENVLGIASHPMNWPLGDGPRFRGLIQRRDGQLNLFEKTKAGAYRAPVSVMGLIDPAVREHVDSDLVDKAIEEMELLDIAGAPFDLERVLKGELTPVFFGSAANNFGIQLLLDGFLAMAPEPAGRKSGETMIEPEDKRFSGFVFKIQANMNPKHRDRMAFIRIVSGKFERDMQVWHGSAAKQIRLSNSQKLFAQEREIVDEAFAGDVVGLVGNQPFEIGDTLTSDNAIKFDEIPTFPPECFANIRGRSTATAKRFRAGMDQLVREGVIQLFETAGGSASLLGAIGPLQFEVLKYRLESEYGAEVIVEHCPWQVIRWLMKHDEPVTGEYAPTDDLPGGCALAKDSAGHWVVLAEAEWALRSFKRYHEQWELAERLVK, encoded by the coding sequence GTGTCCGTGTCCCATCCGTCATCCATCCGCCGCACGCTCGCCATCATCTCCCACCCGGATGCGGGTAAGACCACGCTCACGGAGAAATTCCTGCTCTACGGCGGTGCCATCGACCTCGCCGGCTCGGTCACTTCGCGCCGCGACCGTCGCCAGACCACCTCCGACTGGATGGAGCTGGAAAAGCAGCGCGGCATCTCGATTTCCTCCACCGTCCTTCAGTTCCAATACGGCGGCTTCCACGTGAACCTGCTGGATACGCCGGGTCACGAAGACTTCTCCGAGGACACCTACCGCGTGCTCACCGCCGTCGATGCCGTGATCATGGTCGTGGATGCCGGCAAGGGCGTCGAAGCCCGGACCCGCAAGCTTTTCGAAATCTGCCGCCTCCGCGGTATCCCGATCTTCACCTTCATCAATAAGCTCGACCGCCCGACCCGCTCGCCGATCGACCTGGTGGATGAAATCGAAAACGTCCTCGGCATCGCCTCCCACCCGATGAATTGGCCGCTCGGCGATGGCCCGCGCTTCCGCGGCCTCATCCAGCGGCGGGATGGACAGCTCAATCTCTTCGAGAAGACCAAGGCCGGCGCCTACCGCGCGCCCGTCTCGGTGATGGGCCTGATCGACCCCGCCGTGCGCGAGCACGTCGATTCCGACCTCGTGGACAAGGCGATCGAGGAAATGGAGCTGCTCGACATCGCCGGCGCGCCCTTCGATCTGGAGCGCGTGCTGAAGGGCGAGCTGACGCCGGTCTTCTTCGGCTCCGCGGCGAACAACTTCGGCATCCAGCTCCTGCTCGATGGATTCCTCGCGATGGCCCCCGAGCCCGCCGGCCGCAAGTCCGGCGAAACGATGATCGAGCCGGAGGACAAGCGCTTCAGCGGCTTCGTCTTCAAGATCCAGGCGAACATGAACCCGAAGCACCGGGACCGCATGGCTTTCATCCGCATCGTCTCCGGCAAGTTCGAGCGCGACATGCAGGTCTGGCACGGCTCCGCGGCCAAGCAGATCCGCCTTTCGAATTCGCAGAAGCTCTTCGCCCAGGAGCGCGAGATCGTCGATGAAGCCTTCGCCGGCGACGTGGTCGGTCTGGTGGGCAACCAGCCTTTCGAAATCGGCGACACGCTGACCTCCGATAACGCGATCAAGTTCGACGAGATCCCGACCTTCCCGCCCGAGTGCTTCGCGAACATCCGCGGCCGCAGCACCGCCACCGCCAAGCGCTTCCGTGCCGGCATGGACCAGCTCGTCCGCGAAGGGGTCATCCAGCTCTTCGAAACCGCGGGCGGCTCGGCCTCGCTGCTCGGCGCCATCGGCCCGCTGCAGTTCGAGGTGCTCAAGTACCGCCTCGAATCCGAATACGGTGCCGAGGTCATCGTCGAGCATTGCCCATGGCAAGTCATCCGCTGGCTGATGAAGCACGACGAGCCCGTCACCGGCGAATACGCCCCCACCGACGACCTCCCCGGCGGCTGCGCCCTCGCCAAGGACTCCGCCGGCCACTGGGTCGTCCTCGCCGAAGCCGAATGGGCCCTCCGCAGCTTCAAGCGCTACCACGAGCAGTGGGAACTCGCCGAGCGGCTGGTGAAGTAA
- a CDS encoding VC0807 family protein, translating into MPDPKAKTPQEHPLANILINVLIPVLVLSYLSKDPEVQLKLGKPVRPWHIGPLWAMILALLPPLGYGIWHFVKTRKGNVFSALGFISVLLTGGLTLYLWNADGTVKPNAGLLFGIKEASIPLVLAVAILTSHKSASPLIRVFLYNDSIFDIPKIEQRVAQQGVEGGYQRLLLQATRFFAGSFVLSALMNLGLALWFFRDFDAMAPDALENYNGIVGKLTGWSFAVIGVPVMAILFLILTRLLKGLRELTGMDDKELMLPR; encoded by the coding sequence ATGCCCGACCCCAAGGCCAAGACGCCGCAGGAGCATCCGCTCGCGAACATCCTGATCAACGTGCTGATCCCGGTGCTGGTGCTCAGCTACCTGAGCAAGGACCCGGAAGTGCAGCTGAAGCTCGGCAAGCCGGTGCGGCCATGGCACATCGGCCCGCTGTGGGCCATGATCCTGGCGCTGCTGCCGCCGCTCGGCTACGGCATCTGGCATTTCGTGAAGACGCGGAAGGGCAACGTCTTTTCCGCGCTGGGTTTCATCTCGGTGCTGCTGACCGGCGGCCTGACGCTGTATTTGTGGAATGCCGACGGCACCGTGAAGCCGAATGCCGGCCTGCTCTTCGGCATCAAGGAAGCGTCCATTCCGCTGGTGCTGGCGGTGGCGATCCTGACTTCGCACAAGTCGGCCAGCCCCTTGATCCGGGTGTTTCTCTACAATGACTCGATCTTCGACATCCCGAAGATCGAGCAGCGGGTGGCGCAGCAAGGAGTGGAAGGCGGCTATCAACGGCTGCTTTTGCAGGCGACGCGGTTTTTCGCCGGGTCCTTCGTGCTGAGCGCGCTGATGAATCTCGGGCTGGCGCTGTGGTTCTTCCGCGACTTCGACGCCATGGCACCGGACGCCCTGGAGAACTACAACGGTATCGTGGGCAAGCTCACCGGCTGGAGCTTCGCAGTCATCGGCGTGCCGGTGATGGCGATTCTGTTCCTGATCCTCACGCGGCTGCTGAAGGGCCTGCGCGAGCTGACCGGCATGGACGACAAGGAGCTGATGCTGCCGCGATAG